Proteins from a genomic interval of Euwallacea fornicatus isolate EFF26 chromosome 37, ASM4011564v1, whole genome shotgun sequence:
- the LOC136349356 gene encoding facilitated trehalose transporter Tret1-like, with product MIFGLAQKLKVPEGSAVYQYLATFTGCLGVISGAMHFGWPSPSLPYLLSSSSHINVTSQDGSWLASMPCIGAASGSILTAYMVDRIGRKTCMLMTAPAYLLAWIMVAFATTIWELYLARFIAGWADGLVFTAFPMYLGEIASYNIRGLLGSSIQLSMITGMLTINIIGSYLSITNAALVCSALPPLFFALFWFVPDTPYYLVMKGRIEDATKSLQLLRQSRDVSSELNRVMEAVKEEREQSGKFYELFSVASNRRAMIIVFGLRAIQQFSGTTVITFYAQSIFHEASGDMTPIAATMIYFTLQLICALISSFLVDKIGRKPLLMISIIGSGLVLSLEGTYFFLNANTQIDVTKYKIVPLVALLGYVVIFNIGMGVIPVLFLGEMFPTSVKAFALCLADIWFGLIVTMVSKFFQIMQDDFGISVPFFAFAACCAIGLVFIWLLVPETKGKTLEDIQKELKGMQKSQDGENV from the exons ATGATTTTCGGGTTGGCACAGAAACTGAAGGTTCCGGAAGGCAGTGCTGTGTACCAGTACCTGGCTACCTTTACAG GATGCCTGGGAGTCATATCAGGCGCCATGCACTTCGGGTGGCCCTCGCCCTCCCTACCGTACCTCCTCAGTTCTTCCTCCCACATCAACGTGACCAGCCAAGATGGTTCCTGGTTGGCATCCATGCCCTGCATAGGCGCAGCATCTGGCTCAATCTTAACCGCTTACATGGTGGATCGAATCGGAAGGAAGACCTGCATGCTGATGACCGCACCCGCATATCTCCTCGCTTGGATCATGGTAGCCTTCGCCACCACCATATGGGAGCTCTATCTGGCCCGCTTCATTGCGGGATGGGCTGACGGGCTAGTTTTCACCGCGTTCCCCATGTATTTAGGAGAAATTGCTTCTTATAACATTCGAGGCCTACTGGGGTCCAGTATCCAGCTTTCTATGATCACTGGAATGCTGACGATCAACATTATCGGCTCGTATTTGAGCATCACCAATGCGGCTTTAGTGTGTTCAGCCCTGCCGCCTTTGTTCTTTGCTTTGTTCTGGTTCGTGCCAGACACCCCTTATTATCTGGTAATGAAAGGGCGCATCGAGGATGCCACTAAAAGTCTGCAATTGCTCAGGCAGTCTCGGGACGTTTCCAGCGAGCTCAACAGGGTGATGGAGGCGGTGAAAGAAGAGCGAGAGCAAAGTGGGAAATTTTATGAGCTCTTTAGTGTTGCAAGTAACAGGAGGGCCATGATTATAGTGTTCGGCTTGAGGGCGATTCAGCAGTTTAGCGGGACCACTGTGATCACCTTTTACGCCCAAAGTATTTTTCACGAAGCCAGTGGCGACATGACTCCGATCGCCGCGACCATGATCTATTTCACCCTACAGCTGATTTGCGCCCTAATCTCTAGTTTCTTAGTGGATAAAATTGGCCGTAAACCTCTATTGATGATCTCGATAATCGGATCAGGATTGGTCCTTTCCCTGGAAGGCACCTACTTCTTCCTCAACGCCAATACCCAGATCGACGTCACCAAATACAAAATCGTCCCTTTAGTTGCCCTCTTGGGGTACGTGGTGATTTTTAATATAGGAATGGGAGTCATCCCTGTACTATTCTTAGGAGAAATGTTCCCTACGAGCGTCAAAGCCTTTGCCCTTTGCCTCGCAGATATCTGGTTTGGGCTCATTGTGACAATGGTATCTAAATTCTTCCAAATCATGCAGGACGACTTTGGGATTTCCGTGCCCTTTTTTGCTTTCGCAGCTTGCTGTGCCATTGGGTTAGTCTTTATCTGGCTGTTAGTGCCGGAAACTAAGGGCAAGACCTTGGAGGATATTCAGAAGGAGCTCAAGGGAATGCAAAAGTCTCAGGATGGAGAAAATGTTTGA
- the CAH1 gene encoding carbonic anhydrase 13 produces MPLEWGYNQENGPEKWPHSYPEAAGVKQSPIDIRAVDLKQLNSNRKLSWRYIPESTKVVSNPGYCWKVTVDGAGSELVGGPLDGTYILEQFHCHWGKTNEEGSEHTINGAKFAGELHLVHWNSTKYHSFEEAAKHPDGLAVLGVFLKPGRKHLELDKVVAQLSKVQFRGESAKILAPLSPAGLLPENSGYYTYHGSLTTPPCSECVVWIVFKDPMEVSQEQLDAFRSLKCYSYEDICPCDEFDGYVKRNFRPTLPLGQREIKECRQ; encoded by the exons GTCCGGAGAAATGGCCTCACAGCTACCCGGAAGCAGCAGGAGTGAAACAGAGCCCCATCGACATTAGGGCCGTTGACCTCAAACAACTAAACTCTAACAGGAAACTTAGCTGGAGGTACATCCCCGAAAGCACGAAGGTAGTGTCTAATCCCGGATATTGCTGGAAGGTCACAGTGGATGGTGCTGGATCCG AGCTTGTAGGGGGACCCCTTGACGGCACTTACATACTGGAACAGTTCCACTGCCACTGGGGCAAAACCAACGAAGAAGGATCTGAGCACACAATTAACGGTGCTAAATTCGCGGGAGAGTTGCATTTAGTGCACTGGAATTCCACGAAATATCACTCTTTCGAGGAGGCAGCCAAACACCCCGATGGTTTAGCCGTTTTGGGGGTGTTTTTGAAA CCCGGGAGAAAACATTTAGAACTGGATAAAGTAGTGGCGCAGCTGAGCAAGGTGCAATTTCGGGGAGAATCTGCAAAAATTTTGGCCCCCTTAAGCCCTGCGGGGCTTTTACCCGAGAACAGCGGCTATTACACGTATCATGGTTCGTTGACCACGCCTCCCTGTTCCGAGTGTGTAGTTTGGATTGTTTTTAAAGACCCGATGGAGGTATCTCAGGAACAG TTGGACGCTTTCCGCAGCTTGAAATGCTACAGCTACGAAGATATATGCCCCTGTGATGAGTTCGACGGTTATGTGAAAAGGAACTTTAGGCCCACGTTGCCCTTAGGGCAGCGCGAGATCAAGGAGTGCAGGCAGTGA